One Candidatus Poribacteria bacterium genomic region harbors:
- a CDS encoding DUF1156 domain-containing protein produces the protein MTTTPREATRPRLLIEEWLPAKALGVECMRERGASSALPPLYFLHVWWARRPLVVSRAAVLASLLPAGFDRAGFGTADSYKAFFERLLGFYASSDVIALNASYLEAARRQEGNRIANPHGPRAFNHVVRYKDVEVTNEVISDLWGESSIVIDPMAGGGSIPFEASRLGLPTVANELNPVACSVLEATVDYPLRFGQVLADKAHAWSREWLRRFRATMDRYYESTGAYPAWSYIFARTVPCPDTGHPTPLVPDWHLMKKKGGKRVVAEPVVLDATKGTWTVRIREVGQYAGQLRQPPPPTYQRGKGFSLFTRSPISDEYIKATAQRGEMESVLYAVVLKTPQGIDFRPAEKTDVDALEAAE, from the coding sequence ATGACGACGACCCCGCGCGAAGCGACGAGACCCCGACTGCTCATCGAGGAGTGGTTGCCCGCGAAGGCGCTCGGCGTCGAGTGTATGCGTGAACGCGGCGCGAGCAGCGCGCTTCCGCCGCTGTATTTTCTCCACGTGTGGTGGGCGCGGCGGCCGTTGGTCGTGTCGCGGGCGGCGGTGTTGGCGTCGCTGCTGCCGGCGGGGTTCGATAGGGCGGGCTTCGGTACGGCGGACTCCTATAAGGCGTTTTTCGAGCGGTTGTTGGGGTTCTATGCGTCGTCGGACGTCATCGCGCTGAACGCAAGTTATCTTGAGGCAGCACGGCGTCAAGAGGGGAATCGGATTGCGAATCCGCACGGGCCCCGAGCGTTCAACCACGTCGTTCGTTACAAAGATGTCGAAGTTACGAACGAAGTGATTTCCGACCTATGGGGTGAATCGTCTATCGTCATTGACCCAATGGCTGGCGGAGGTTCGATACCTTTCGAGGCGTCGCGGCTCGGGTTGCCAACAGTGGCAAACGAGCTAAATCCCGTTGCTTGTTCGGTTCTTGAGGCGACAGTTGATTACCCGTTGCGGTTCGGGCAAGTCCTTGCAGATAAGGCGCACGCGTGGTCGCGTGAATGGCTTCGGCGATTCCGCGCGACCATGGACCGATACTACGAATCGACAGGCGCATATCCGGCTTGGTCGTATATTTTCGCGCGGACGGTTCCCTGCCCGGACACGGGGCATCCGACGCCGCTCGTGCCGGACTGGCATCTCATGAAGAAGAAGGGCGGGAAGCGCGTCGTCGCGGAGCCGGTCGTCCTCGACGCGACGAAGGGGACGTGGACCGTGCGCATCCGCGAGGTCGGGCAGTACGCGGGTCAACTGCGCCAACCGCCGCCGCCAACGTACCAAAGGGGCAAAGGCTTTTCGCTCTTCACCCGGTCGCCGATTTCGGACGAGTACATCAAGGCGACCGCGCAACGGGGAGAGATGGAGAGCGTCCTCTACGCGGTCGTCCTCAAGACGCCACAGGGGATCGACTTCCGTCCGGCGGAGAAGACGGACGTCGACGCGCTCGAGGCGGCGGAAC